A genomic stretch from Sphaerodactylus townsendi isolate TG3544 linkage group LG15, MPM_Stown_v2.3, whole genome shotgun sequence includes:
- the LOC125444259 gene encoding vomeronasal type-2 receptor 26-like, translated as MVPNESHQYMGIIQLLLHFGWNWVGLLVLEDENGEHFLKMMEPLLSNYGICLAVAERLVKQANWNSMDDLYVFFTNVHTPFVDTKADTFIIYGDSLAIVTLNTFVHLGIPDYKENTLYKKVWIMTGQIDFATTGIQRGIGFQFFQGAISFTVHSNEIPGFQKYLQNVKPYQAQMDGFVKEFWEQAFYCPLQDPQEPLNVEETCSGEEKLEDLPASVFEMHMIGDSYSIYNAVYAVAHALHAMYTSKSKHRSTTHAEKVELEDLHPWQLHLFLQGISFNNSAGEMLSFSGNKEMDGRFDLINLVTFPNRSFLRVKVGSVDPSRSQGEGFSIDEEKIVWQSHFDQVAPLSVCNDPCSPGQLKKKKEGEKFCCYDCEECPEGKISDKKDMDECFKCPEDQYPSMDLDQCIPKKISFLSYQDPLGITLTSVAVLSSLVTASVLGIFIKHKDTPIVKANNRDITFALLVSLLLCFLCSLLFIGQPRKVTCFIQQSAFSLVFSMAVSCVLAKTITVVVAFMATQPGSSMRKWVGKRLTNSIVLFCSFTQGAICAVWIVKSPPFPAMNNESVMGEIVLECNEGSAVMFYIVLGYMGLLAFISLMVAFPARKLPDSFNEAKFITFSMLIFCSVWLSFVATYLSTKGKYMVAVEIFSMLASSAGLLACIFSPKCFIILLRPELNNREQLIRKKTPRNGVSH; from the exons ATGGTCCCAAATGAATCCCATCAATATATGGGGATTATCCAGTTGCTCCTCCATTTTGGATGGAATTGGGTAGGGCTCTTAGTGTTGGAAGACGAGAATGGAGAACATTTTCTGAAGATGATGGAACCATTGCTTTCCAACTATGGAATATGTTTGGCTGTCGCAGAAAGATTAGTAAAGCAAGCCAATTGGAATAGCATGGACGACCTTTATGTTTTTTTCACAAACGTACACACACCTTTCGTAGATACCAAAGCCGATACATTTATCATCTATGGGGATTCTTTGGCTATTGTAACACTCAACACTTTTGTGCATCTAGGAATTCCTGActataaagaaaatacattgtATAAGAAGGTGTGGATTATGACAGGCCAGATTGATTTTGCAACAACAGGCATTCAAAGAGGAATCGGTTTCCAATTTTTCCAAGGTGCCATTTCCTTCACAGTTCATTCAAATGAGATTCCAGGTTTCCAGAAATATCTCCAGAATGTGAAACCGTATCAGGCACAAATGGATGGTTTTGTCAAGGAATTCTGGGAGCAAGCTTTCTACTGTCCACTTCAAGACCCTCAGGAACCATTGAATGTTGAGGAGACATgttctggagaagagaagttgGAAGATCTCCCTGCATCTGTTTTTGAAATGCACATGATCGGAGACAGCTACAGTATCTATAATGCTGTCTATGCTGTGGCCCATGCATTGCATGCCATGTACACATCTAAATCTAAACACAGGTCAACAACACATGCTGAAAAGGTTGAACTTGAAGATCTCCATCCTTGGCAG CTTCACTTATTTCTTCAAGGGATTTCATTTAACAATTCAGCTGGAGAAATGCTGTCATTCAGTGGGAACAAGGAAATGGACGGCAGGTTTGACCTCATAAACCTGGTCACTTTTCCAAACCGTTCTTTCCTCAGAGTGAAAGTTGGAAGTGTGGATCCCAGTCGTTCCCAAGGAGAAGGCTTCAGCATCGATGAGGAGAAGATTGTGTGGCAATCTCATTTTGACCAG GTGGCGCCCCTCTCTGTATGCAACGACCCCTGCTCCCCTGGTcaattgaagaaaaagaaagaaggggagaagtTTTGCTGCTACGATTGTGAGGAATGTCCAGAAGGGAAGATTTCAGACAAGAAAG ATATGGATGAGTGTTTCAAATGTCCCGAAGATCAATATCCAAGTATGGACCTTGATCAATGTATTCCCAAGAAAATAAGCTTTCTGTCATATCAAGACCCTTTAGGGATCACTTTGACATCAGTTGCTGTTTTGTCCTCTTTGGTTACTGCTTCGGTGTTAGGAATTTTCATTAAGCACAAAGATACCCCCATAGTTAAGGCCAATAACCGCGATATCACCTTTGCTCTCCTCGTTTCCCTCCTGCTCTgctttttgtgttctttgctCTTTATCGGACAACCCAGGAAGGTGACCTGTTTCATCCAACAATCAGCTTTCAGTCTCGTCTTCTCCATGGCTGTGTCTTGTGTCTTGGCCAAAACCATCACTGTGGTGGTAGCTTTCATGGCCACCCAACCAGGGTCAAGCatgaggaagtgggtggggaaaagactgACCAACTCCATTgtccttttctgttcctttacTCAAGGAGCCATCTGCGCAGTGTGGATAGTCAAATCTCCCCCTTTCCCAGCTATGAATAATGAATCAGTGATGGGAGAAATTGTACTAGAATGCAATGAAGGCTCTGCTGTGATGTTTTACATTGTCCTGGGCTACATGGGACTTCTTGCTTTCATCAGCTTGATGGTGGCATTCCCAGCCAGGAAACTGCCAGATagtttcaatgaagccaagttcatcaccttTAGCATGCTCATCTTTTGTAGTGTTTGGTTGTCTTTTGTTGCAACCTACCTGAGCACCAAAGGGAAATACATGGTAGCCGTTGAGATCTTCTCCATGTTGGCTTCCAGTGCTGGCTTACTGGCTTGTATCTTTTCACCCAAATGCTTCATTATTCTTCTGAGGCCTGAGCTGAACAACAGAGAGCAACTAATACGGAAGAAAACACCAAGAAACGGAGTGTCCCATTGA
- the LOC125444260 gene encoding lysophospholipid acyltransferase LPCAT4-like, whose product MVKSSSVQVQMQASHASRDLMQSAFKCSCPIALLRFNQAILVSRHDPASRKKVVEEVKRRATSQGKWPQVLFFPEGTCSNKKALLKFKPGAFISGVPIQPVLIRYPNSLDSTTWAWRGPGVLKVIWLTAAQPCTTVEVEFLPVYQPSPEEAVNPTLYANNVQKVMARALGIPATECEFLGNLPVTVVGHLRVALEPHIWEVGKMLRKARSLDRVESSAS is encoded by the exons ATGGTAAAGTCTTCTTCCGTGCAGGTACAAATGCAAGCCTCGCATGCCAGCAGAGATCTCATGCAGTCTGCTTTCAAG TGTTCGTGCCCCATAGCCCTGCTGAGATTTAACCAGGCCATCCTGGTTTCCCGTCATGACCCGGCCTCTCGGAAGAAGGTGGTAGAGGAAGTGAAAAGGCGGGCGACTTCCCAGGGAAAATGGCCACAG GTCCTGTTTTTTCCAGAAGGAACCTGCTCAAACAAGAAAGCCTTACTGAAGTTTAAACCAG GTGCCTTCATATCGGGTGTTCCCATCCAGCCGGTCCTTATCAGATACCCAAACAGTCTG GATTCAACAACCTGGGCGTGGAGAGGACCTGGCGT ATTAAAGGTCATCTGGCTAACAGCGGCTCAGCCCTGTACTACTGTGGAAGTggag TTCCTCCCTGTTTATCAACCCAGCCCTGAAGAGGCGGTGAACCCTACGCTGTATGCTAACAATGTTCAAAAAGTCATGGCCCG GGCCTTGGGAATTCCTGCCACTGAGTGTGAGTTTTTGGGCAACCTTCCAGTCACTGTAGTGGGGCACCTGAGGGTGGCACTGGAGCCACACATCTGGGAGGTGGGCAAGATGCTCCGCAAGGCCAG